In Luteimonas viscosa, the following proteins share a genomic window:
- a CDS encoding TonB-dependent receptor: MLAVSIGLALQAQAMVALAQDVPEPPVAAPTATADTPADATELDVITVTGYRASLVKALDLKRDAVGSVDAIVAEDIAEFPDQNIAESLQRIPGIAITRESGEGRNISVRGLSGEFTRVRINGMEAIASTGGEGGPNRGRDFDYNVFASELFNSVVVQKTAQAKFDEGSLGALVDLNTGAPFGYEHGTTLLLSGQGQYSDISDEFAPRGAALFAYKDPGDRWGVSFSAAFSDDTSYEMGQNTVRWQRPPVNQAQERFGFRSVRGVNCFDNQADPGCQDMVNNFGARIPRYGEIKVERERIGLTGSLEFRPSVDTKIKLDALYSKLDAARGEIWGEVLFRGNEHLMDVTDYVVDAETGTIDRLEVDNAWVRNESFEKAWTTEFKQYTFDLSHTFNDAFSGHLLAGTASSELDFPYEITFMYDDRDYDGFVYDYTNDEYPLIAFNGADVTDPANFQMAEFRDRPSNTRHTFDNLAADVTWNFSADYWMDAGVSYRKFNFETWGGIRDSTACAAGLVECTEGVYGVPATDGPSTVYHFGDRVGDGSTTSWVIPDLWGWADQIDLRNRPMREDTGNVRSVEERDTGVFVQLNGSTLLADRDFRFNAGVRYVRTEQESSGYNSGVFVTVERPAYSDVLPSFNVAWDLTPELVWRASAAKVMTRPGIGSLTPGGSVDSFNYRVTFQNPYLDPTRAKAFDTSLEWYFAPEAILSAAFFYKDIDSRPISSQREGTYASTGLPLSLLVPTSPAAENPEARLWEINSVINGPGGKLHGLELAFQMPLALIAPDMPVVRNMGLIGNYTYVDSDADYTISGEVVTERLFGLSKNSYNFTVFYENERFDARLSGAYRSDYLTGTSGTGNRFEGYGDTFNLDASMGYKVNDNFSITLEALNLTDDYQDRWTDIDARRRYEWDHTGRVYKLGFRYRF; the protein is encoded by the coding sequence TTGCTGGCGGTTTCCATCGGTCTGGCACTGCAGGCGCAGGCGATGGTGGCGCTGGCCCAGGACGTGCCCGAACCGCCGGTTGCCGCGCCGACAGCCACCGCGGACACGCCGGCAGACGCCACCGAACTCGACGTGATCACCGTGACCGGCTACCGCGCAAGCCTGGTCAAGGCCCTGGATCTCAAGCGCGATGCCGTCGGCAGCGTCGACGCGATCGTGGCCGAGGACATCGCGGAATTCCCCGATCAGAACATCGCCGAATCGCTGCAGCGCATCCCCGGCATCGCCATCACCCGCGAGTCCGGCGAAGGCCGCAACATCTCCGTGCGTGGCCTGTCCGGCGAGTTCACCCGGGTACGCATCAACGGCATGGAGGCGATCGCCAGTACCGGCGGCGAAGGCGGGCCGAACCGCGGCCGCGATTTCGACTACAACGTATTCGCCTCGGAACTGTTCAACTCGGTGGTGGTCCAGAAGACCGCGCAGGCCAAGTTCGACGAAGGTTCGCTCGGCGCGCTGGTCGACCTCAACACCGGCGCCCCCTTCGGCTACGAGCATGGAACGACCCTCCTGCTGTCCGGGCAGGGCCAGTACAGCGACATCTCGGACGAATTCGCGCCGCGCGGCGCGGCGCTGTTCGCCTACAAGGATCCCGGCGACAGGTGGGGCGTGTCGTTCTCGGCCGCGTTCTCCGACGACACCAGCTACGAGATGGGCCAGAACACGGTCCGCTGGCAGCGACCGCCGGTCAACCAGGCGCAGGAGCGCTTCGGCTTCCGCTCGGTGCGTGGGGTGAACTGCTTCGACAACCAGGCCGACCCGGGCTGCCAGGACATGGTCAACAACTTCGGCGCGCGCATCCCGCGCTACGGCGAGATCAAGGTCGAGCGCGAGCGCATCGGGCTCACCGGCAGCCTGGAGTTCCGTCCCAGCGTGGACACGAAGATCAAGCTCGACGCGCTGTACTCGAAGCTCGATGCCGCGCGCGGGGAGATCTGGGGCGAAGTCCTGTTCCGCGGCAACGAACACCTCATGGACGTGACCGACTACGTGGTGGACGCCGAAACCGGCACCATCGACCGGCTCGAGGTCGACAACGCATGGGTGCGCAACGAATCGTTCGAGAAGGCCTGGACCACCGAGTTCAAGCAGTATACGTTCGACCTGTCACACACCTTCAACGATGCCTTCAGCGGCCACCTCCTGGCCGGCACCGCCTCGTCGGAACTCGACTTCCCGTACGAGATCACCTTCATGTACGACGACCGCGACTACGACGGTTTCGTCTACGACTACACGAACGATGAGTATCCGCTGATCGCCTTCAACGGCGCGGACGTCACCGACCCGGCGAACTTCCAGATGGCGGAGTTCCGCGACCGGCCGAGCAACACCAGGCACACCTTCGACAACCTCGCGGCGGACGTGACCTGGAACTTCAGCGCCGATTACTGGATGGATGCCGGCGTGAGCTACCGCAAGTTCAACTTCGAGACCTGGGGCGGGATCCGCGATTCCACCGCGTGCGCCGCGGGCCTGGTGGAGTGCACGGAAGGCGTGTACGGCGTTCCGGCGACGGACGGTCCGTCCACGGTCTACCACTTCGGCGACCGCGTCGGCGACGGCTCGACCACGAGCTGGGTGATCCCCGACCTGTGGGGCTGGGCGGACCAGATCGACCTGCGCAACCGCCCCATGCGCGAGGACACCGGCAACGTGCGCTCGGTCGAGGAGCGCGACACCGGTGTGTTCGTGCAGCTCAACGGCTCCACGCTGCTGGCCGACCGCGACTTCCGCTTCAATGCCGGCGTGCGCTACGTCCGCACCGAGCAGGAATCAAGCGGCTACAACTCGGGAGTATTCGTCACTGTCGAGCGGCCGGCCTACAGCGACGTGCTGCCCTCGTTCAACGTGGCCTGGGACCTGACCCCGGAACTGGTGTGGCGCGCGTCGGCGGCCAAGGTGATGACCCGTCCGGGCATCGGCAGCCTCACGCCGGGCGGCAGCGTGGACAGCTTCAACTACCGCGTGACCTTCCAGAACCCCTACCTCGACCCGACCCGGGCGAAGGCCTTCGACACGTCGCTGGAGTGGTATTTCGCGCCGGAGGCGATCCTGTCGGCCGCGTTCTTCTACAAGGACATCGATTCGCGGCCCATTTCCAGCCAGCGCGAGGGCACCTACGCCTCGACCGGGCTGCCGTTGTCGCTGCTGGTGCCCACCTCGCCGGCCGCGGAGAATCCGGAAGCCCGCCTGTGGGAGATCAACTCTGTCATCAACGGGCCGGGCGGCAAGCTGCATGGACTCGAGCTCGCCTTCCAGATGCCGCTGGCGCTGATCGCGCCGGACATGCCGGTGGTGCGCAACATGGGGCTGATCGGCAACTACACCTATGTCGATTCGGATGCCGACTACACGATCAGCGGCGAGGTGGTGACCGAACGCCTGTTCGGCCTGTCGAAGAACTCCTACAACTTCACCGTGTTCTACGAGAACGAGCGCTTCGACGCACGCCTGTCCGGCGCCTATCGCAGCGACTACCTGACCGGGACCAGCGGCACGGGCAACCGTTTCGAGGGGTACGGCGACACGTTCAACCTGGATGCCTCGATGGGCTACAAGGTCAACGACAACTTCTCGATCACCCTCGAGGCGCTGAACCTCACCGACGACTACCAGGATCGCTGGACCGACATCGACGCCCGCCGCCGCTACGAGTGGGACCACACCGGCCGGGTGTACAAGCTCGGTTTCCGCTACCGCTTCTGA
- a CDS encoding MATE family efflux transporter, which yields MSPSTPPPRFRKEVRTTAVLAAPLVAGHLATGLIGFVDNVIAGRHGTNTLAGVAVGTAMFWLPMMVPMGTLMALPPSVSQLDGAGRRAEVGPLFRQALWLSLGLGALLFAFLSLSVHALAPMGIAPEVRPAASAFLLGIRWGIPAMTLYFCMRYLCDGLHWTLPTMAFGFGGLLVLLPLGYALTFGAFGLPEGGAGGLGLASSIMLWLQVLGFLAYLARARRFEAMRLFDRFDPPRWREISALLRTGLPIGVTVAMEGGLFIATALLIGRLGELEVAAHQIAINVASLCFMIPFGVAEATTVRVGHAVGAGRGSHGVRRAALAGLVLVLSTQALSATVLLGWHEAIAGIYTRDLAVASLAGSLLLLAAAFQFPDGVQVLSAGALRGLKDTRVPMFIAAFAYWGVGMPLGAGLGLGLGWGPRGMWLGLIAGLTVAAVLMALRFARSSRPAALPAVPPVQVTNDA from the coding sequence ATGTCTCCGTCCACTCCGCCGCCGCGCTTCCGCAAGGAAGTGCGGACCACCGCCGTGCTTGCCGCGCCGCTCGTCGCCGGGCACCTCGCCACCGGGCTGATCGGCTTCGTCGACAACGTGATCGCCGGGCGCCACGGCACCAATACCCTGGCCGGGGTGGCGGTGGGCACGGCCATGTTCTGGCTGCCGATGATGGTGCCCATGGGCACGCTGATGGCGTTGCCGCCCTCGGTCTCGCAGCTCGACGGCGCCGGGCGCCGGGCCGAGGTCGGGCCGCTGTTCCGGCAGGCGTTGTGGCTGTCTCTGGGGCTGGGCGCGCTGCTGTTCGCGTTCCTGAGCCTGTCGGTGCACGCGCTCGCGCCGATGGGCATCGCGCCCGAGGTGCGCCCGGCCGCGAGCGCGTTCCTGCTCGGGATCCGCTGGGGCATCCCGGCGATGACGCTGTACTTCTGCATGCGCTACCTGTGCGACGGCCTGCACTGGACGCTGCCGACGATGGCCTTCGGCTTCGGCGGCCTGCTGGTGCTGCTGCCGCTGGGCTACGCGCTCACGTTCGGCGCATTCGGGCTGCCGGAAGGCGGGGCCGGCGGGCTGGGCCTGGCGTCCTCGATCATGCTGTGGCTGCAGGTGCTCGGCTTCCTCGCCTACCTGGCGCGCGCGCGCAGGTTCGAGGCGATGCGCCTGTTCGACCGGTTCGATCCGCCGCGCTGGCGCGAGATCTCGGCCCTGCTCCGCACCGGCCTGCCGATCGGGGTCACCGTGGCGATGGAGGGCGGGCTGTTCATCGCGACCGCGCTGCTGATCGGCCGGCTTGGCGAGCTCGAAGTGGCGGCGCACCAGATCGCGATCAATGTCGCCAGCCTGTGCTTCATGATCCCGTTCGGGGTGGCCGAGGCGACCACGGTACGGGTCGGGCACGCGGTCGGCGCCGGGCGCGGCTCGCACGGGGTGCGTCGCGCCGCGCTCGCCGGCCTGGTGCTGGTGCTGTCCACCCAGGCGCTGTCGGCGACGGTGCTGCTGGGCTGGCACGAGGCGATCGCCGGCATCTACACCCGCGACCTGGCGGTGGCCTCGCTGGCCGGCTCGCTGCTGTTGCTGGCGGCGGCGTTCCAGTTTCCCGACGGCGTCCAGGTGCTGTCGGCCGGCGCGCTGCGCGGGCTCAAGGACACGCGGGTGCCGATGTTCATCGCCGCCTTCGCCTACTGGGGCGTGGGCATGCCGCTGGGCGCCGGGCTCGGGCTGGGCCTGGGCTGGGGGCCGCGCGGGATGTGGCTGGGGCTGATCGCCGGGCTGACGGTCGCGGCGGTGCTGATGGCGCTGCGCTTCGCGCGCAGCAGCCGGCCGGCCGCGTTGCCGGCCGTGCCGCCGGTGCAGGTGACCAACGACGCATGA
- a CDS encoding alpha/beta hydrolase, with protein MRVRILLAGMLASMATASAEPPAGPASAEDAGVVRIEIWPAGHAPDHAGTLPPQRIVDRGRLADGSRDRVITGVRRPYFVVHRPPHPDGTALLVAPGGGYERVVLDKEGTTLVPAFAGSGITLFVLRYRLPGDGHAEGADVALADAQRSLRMIRACAPAWGLDPARVGMLGFSAGGHLAASLGTRFDESLQPPIDAYDATSARPDFLLLGYPVIDMAGRDAHAGSRRRLLGPAPSPDSLRRYSPQHAVDGRTPPTFLLHASDDTSVPVRNSLVFHAALRAAGVPAELHVYAAGGHGFGTHAIADNRLAGWPRLAIDWIHSLPPRADAVPAPVTGCPRIAPES; from the coding sequence ATGCGTGTCCGCATCCTGCTGGCGGGCATGCTGGCGTCCATGGCCACGGCGTCGGCGGAGCCGCCCGCGGGCCCGGCGTCCGCCGAGGACGCCGGCGTGGTCCGGATCGAGATCTGGCCCGCCGGCCACGCCCCCGATCATGCAGGCACGCTCCCTCCGCAGCGCATCGTGGACCGCGGCCGGCTTGCCGACGGTTCGCGCGACCGCGTGATCACCGGCGTCCGTCGTCCCTACTTCGTGGTACACCGCCCGCCGCACCCCGATGGCACCGCGCTGCTGGTGGCGCCCGGCGGCGGATACGAGCGCGTCGTGCTCGACAAGGAAGGCACCACGCTCGTCCCGGCCTTCGCGGGATCCGGGATCACCCTGTTCGTCCTGCGGTACCGCCTGCCGGGGGACGGTCATGCGGAAGGTGCCGATGTGGCGCTGGCCGATGCGCAGCGTTCGTTGCGGATGATCCGCGCCTGCGCACCTGCCTGGGGACTCGATCCCGCCCGGGTGGGCATGCTCGGCTTCTCCGCCGGGGGCCACCTCGCCGCCAGCCTGGGCACGCGCTTCGACGAATCGCTGCAGCCGCCGATCGACGCCTACGACGCGACGAGCGCCCGGCCCGACTTCCTGCTCCTGGGCTATCCGGTGATCGACATGGCCGGCCGCGATGCCCACGCGGGATCGCGACGCCGACTGCTCGGCCCCGCGCCGTCGCCCGATTCGTTGCGGCGCTACTCGCCGCAGCACGCGGTCGACGGCCGCACACCGCCGACCTTCCTGCTCCATGCCAGCGACGACACTTCGGTGCCGGTGCGCAACAGCCTGGTCTTCCACGCCGCCCTGCGCGCCGCAGGCGTGCCCGCGGAACTGCATGTGTATGCGGCGGGCGGGCACGGATTCGGCACTCACGCCATCGCCGACAACCGGCTTGCCGGGTGGCCGCGTCTGGCGATCGACTGGATCCACTCGCTGCCACCGCGCGCGGACGCGGTCCCCGCACCCGTCACCGGTTGTCCCCGCATCGCGCCCGAGTCCTGA
- a CDS encoding sugar kinase translates to MSGRIVCFGELLLRLAAPGRELLLQSPALEVRIGGAEANVGVSLARFGHDVGMLGTVADNALGRAALGELRRHGVDTRAVRMAGGRMGLYFLATGAGHRPSEVLYDRAASAFASAPASGYDWDALLRGAAWLHLSGVTPALGAATAAAAADAVRAAVASGVRVSFDGNFRPKLWAAWDGDPATILRPLLEGAEIAFADHRDIDVVLGAEAGDPPDTHEQRFARAARRAFEAFPRLQRIACTTRVQSSVEHHALGALMATRGGGLHRVEPRELPAIVDRIGGGDAFAAGVLHGLVLGWDDADSLRFGHAAGCLKHAVPGDFNLCDADDVMALVRGERLDVKR, encoded by the coding sequence ATGTCCGGTCGCATCGTCTGTTTTGGTGAACTGCTGCTCCGCCTCGCCGCCCCGGGGCGGGAACTGCTGCTGCAGTCGCCCGCGCTCGAGGTCCGGATCGGCGGGGCCGAAGCCAACGTCGGGGTGTCGCTGGCCCGGTTCGGCCACGATGTGGGCATGCTCGGCACCGTCGCCGACAACGCGCTCGGCCGCGCCGCGCTGGGCGAACTGCGCCGGCACGGCGTGGATACCCGCGCCGTGCGCATGGCCGGCGGCCGCATGGGCCTGTACTTCCTGGCCACCGGCGCCGGGCACCGTCCGAGCGAGGTGCTGTACGACCGCGCCGCCTCGGCTTTCGCATCGGCGCCCGCTTCGGGCTACGACTGGGACGCGCTGCTGCGCGGTGCCGCATGGCTGCATCTGTCGGGGGTGACTCCGGCGCTGGGGGCGGCCACCGCCGCCGCCGCCGCGGACGCGGTGCGGGCCGCGGTCGCCTCCGGGGTCCGGGTCTCGTTCGACGGCAATTTCCGTCCCAAGCTGTGGGCCGCGTGGGATGGCGATCCGGCCACGATCCTGCGGCCGCTGCTGGAAGGCGCGGAAATCGCCTTCGCCGACCACCGCGACATCGACGTGGTGCTCGGCGCGGAGGCCGGCGACCCGCCCGACACCCACGAGCAGCGCTTCGCACGCGCCGCGCGCCGCGCCTTCGAGGCGTTCCCGCGGCTGCAGCGCATCGCCTGCACCACGCGCGTCCAGTCCAGCGTCGAGCACCATGCGCTGGGCGCGCTGATGGCCACACGCGGCGGCGGGCTGCACCGGGTCGAGCCGCGCGAACTGCCCGCGATCGTCGACCGGATCGGCGGGGGCGACGCCTTCGCCGCCGGCGTCCTGCATGGCCTGGTGCTGGGCTGGGACGACGCCGACAGCCTGCGCTTCGGCCATGCCGCCGGCTGCCTGAAGCACGCCGTTCCGGGCGACTTCAACCTGTGCGATGCCGACGACGTGATGGCGCTCGTGCGCGGCGAGCGGCTGGACGTCAAGCGCTGA
- a CDS encoding DUF3106 domain-containing protein, which produces MRRGERIRVACACLALWLAGGALAQPAGEGARAIAALTPDQRAALQRRAEAWDALPAPLRRERREAWTAWRALPEDERARMRAARETYEALPVAEQQALRARFDALDAGLRRGWLLGPVVGADWPQLHALFAQVAPGERDGLVDALRALPAQARADLGVLAQRTPPQERDRLRADLMAQPPSQRAAWLRRRVEP; this is translated from the coding sequence ATGCGCCGCGGTGAGCGCATCCGCGTCGCTTGCGCCTGCCTGGCGCTGTGGCTGGCCGGCGGCGCCCTCGCGCAACCCGCCGGCGAGGGCGCACGCGCCATCGCGGCGCTCACGCCCGACCAGCGCGCGGCGCTGCAGCGCCGGGCCGAGGCCTGGGATGCGTTGCCGGCGCCGCTGCGTCGCGAGCGCCGGGAAGCCTGGACGGCCTGGCGCGCTCTGCCGGAGGACGAGCGGGCGCGGATGCGCGCGGCGCGCGAGACCTACGAGGCGCTGCCGGTCGCGGAGCAGCAGGCGCTGCGGGCGCGTTTCGACGCGCTCGATGCCGGTCTCCGCCGCGGCTGGCTGCTGGGCCCGGTAGTGGGCGCCGACTGGCCGCAACTGCACGCGTTGTTCGCCCAGGTCGCGCCGGGCGAGCGCGATGGGCTGGTCGATGCGTTGCGCGCATTGCCGGCGCAGGCACGCGCCGACCTCGGCGTGCTGGCGCAGCGCACGCCGCCGCAGGAACGCGACCGCCTGCGCGCGGACCTGATGGCGCAGCCGCCGTCGCAGCGCGCCGCATGGCTGCGACGCCGGGTCGAGCCCTGA
- a CDS encoding DUF4286 family protein: protein MVLYEVSARVERGIAGDFLAWLPGHVERLLALPGFEAAEVFEVVETPPDAGHLLLCAHYRLRDAAALDAYLQEHAARMRAESAERFGDRVRASRRVLRPVG from the coding sequence ATGGTGCTGTACGAAGTGAGCGCGCGGGTCGAACGCGGGATCGCGGGGGACTTTCTCGCATGGCTGCCCGGCCACGTGGAAAGGCTCCTCGCGCTGCCGGGCTTCGAGGCCGCCGAAGTGTTCGAAGTGGTGGAAACGCCGCCGGACGCCGGCCACCTGCTGCTGTGCGCGCACTACCGCCTGCGCGACGCCGCGGCGCTCGATGCGTACCTGCAGGAGCATGCGGCCAGGATGCGCGCCGAGAGCGCCGAACGCTTCGGCGACCGGGTGCGCGCCTCGCGCCGGGTGCTGCGGCCGGTCGGCTGA
- the sppA gene encoding signal peptide peptidase SppA: MSQTPQRGPLLRAIVGVWDGMNFVRRLVFNLLFFFLLLLVLVVLAGGRGGVAPLEARTTLVIAPEALLVEQYTSDPVSRSFQASFGQGPAEVQLRDVLQVLESAKDDANVERVLLRVDRMGFSGFAAIREIGAAIQALRESGKQVVAFGERFTQGQYLLAAQADEVYLDPQGEILLLGLSGYRQFYREGLEDKLGIDMHLFKVGEYKSAAEPFIRDDASPEAKQADLFWRNDVWQRYLADIARLRKTTPQALAAGIDALPEGVAAVEGDAARYAMTQKLVDGLKTQEEVEVLLAERGAADEDAEGGFRQVGFFDYLRHADGPSRAADPRPQVAVVVAEGNILEGRQPPGTIGGESTAALLREARDDDDVKAVVLRVNSGGGSAFASEVIRREVLGLKKADKPVVVSFGDVAASGGYWISMDADRIYADPSTITGSIGIFGLIPTFPRALEKIGVHTDGVATTRMADAFDLSRPLSPEAGQLIQSLIDKGYRDFITRVAQGRGRTPEQIDEVARGRVWTGDQAKARGLVDEFGGLRAAIADAAERARLGKADAWRVRYVERAATPFERWFAGFVEGRLARAWLQDSDLARSLLARAAPQAERDLRMLEQVLKADAAPVKTLAHCFCGL; encoded by the coding sequence ATGAGTCAAACCCCACAGCGCGGCCCGCTGCTGCGCGCCATCGTCGGCGTCTGGGACGGCATGAACTTCGTCCGGCGGCTGGTCTTCAACCTGCTGTTCTTCTTCCTGTTGCTGCTGGTGCTGGTCGTGCTCGCCGGCGGCAGGGGTGGGGTCGCTCCGCTGGAGGCGCGCACCACGCTGGTGATCGCGCCCGAAGCGCTGCTGGTGGAGCAGTACACCTCCGACCCGGTCAGCCGTTCGTTCCAGGCCAGTTTCGGCCAGGGGCCGGCGGAAGTGCAGCTGCGCGACGTGCTGCAGGTGCTGGAATCGGCGAAGGACGACGCCAACGTCGAACGCGTGCTGCTGCGCGTGGATCGCATGGGCTTTTCGGGTTTCGCCGCGATCCGCGAGATCGGCGCGGCGATCCAGGCGCTGCGCGAATCGGGCAAGCAGGTGGTCGCGTTCGGCGAGCGCTTCACCCAGGGCCAGTACCTGCTGGCCGCGCAGGCCGACGAGGTCTACCTCGACCCGCAGGGCGAGATCCTGCTGCTGGGCCTGAGCGGCTACCGCCAGTTCTACCGCGAGGGGCTGGAGGACAAGCTCGGCATCGACATGCATCTGTTCAAGGTGGGCGAATACAAGTCCGCCGCCGAACCGTTCATCCGCGACGACGCCTCGCCCGAAGCCAAGCAGGCCGACCTGTTCTGGCGCAACGACGTCTGGCAGCGTTACCTGGCCGACATCGCGCGCCTGCGCAAGACCACCCCGCAGGCGCTCGCCGCCGGCATCGACGCCCTGCCCGAAGGCGTGGCCGCCGTAGAGGGCGACGCCGCGCGCTACGCGATGACGCAGAAGCTGGTCGACGGCCTGAAGACGCAGGAAGAAGTGGAAGTGCTGCTCGCCGAGCGCGGCGCGGCCGACGAGGACGCGGAAGGCGGCTTCCGCCAGGTCGGGTTCTTCGATTACCTGCGCCATGCCGACGGTCCGTCGCGGGCGGCGGATCCGCGCCCCCAGGTCGCGGTGGTGGTGGCCGAGGGCAACATCCTCGAGGGTCGCCAGCCGCCGGGCACGATCGGCGGCGAGTCCACCGCCGCGCTGCTGCGCGAGGCGCGTGACGACGACGACGTGAAGGCCGTGGTGCTACGCGTGAACTCGGGCGGTGGCTCGGCGTTCGCGTCCGAAGTCATCCGCCGCGAGGTCCTGGGCCTGAAGAAGGCCGACAAGCCGGTGGTGGTCTCCTTCGGCGATGTCGCCGCGTCGGGCGGCTACTGGATCAGCATGGACGCCGACCGGATCTATGCCGATCCGTCGACGATCACCGGTTCGATCGGCATCTTCGGGCTGATCCCCACCTTCCCGCGCGCGCTGGAGAAGATCGGCGTGCATACCGACGGCGTCGCCACCACGCGCATGGCGGATGCGTTCGACCTCAGCCGCCCGCTGTCGCCGGAGGCCGGGCAGCTGATCCAGTCGCTGATCGACAAGGGCTATCGCGATTTCATCACCCGGGTCGCGCAGGGCCGCGGCCGCACCCCGGAGCAGATCGACGAGGTGGCGCGAGGCCGCGTCTGGACCGGCGACCAGGCGAAAGCGCGGGGTCTGGTCGACGAGTTCGGCGGCCTGCGCGCGGCGATCGCCGACGCCGCGGAGCGAGCCCGGCTCGGCAAGGCCGACGCCTGGCGGGTGCGCTACGTCGAGCGCGCGGCGACGCCGTTCGAGCGCTGGTTCGCCGGGTTCGTCGAGGGCCGCCTCGCGCGGGCCTGGTTGCAGGATTCCGATCTCGCACGCAGCCTGCTCGCGCGCGCGGCACCGCAGGCCGAACGCGACCTGCGCATGCTCGAGCAGGTGCTCAAGGCCGACGCCGCGCCGGTGAAGACGCTGGCGCATTGCTTCTGCGGACTCTGA
- a CDS encoding DUF3667 domain-containing protein, producing MTTPTDLPAPSPPPLPAGDAPRGDCANCGTPLLGEHCYACGQPVKGLVRHFSSLVGDVLDSVFEWDSRTPRTLWPLFARPGYLSLEYFAGRRIRYVSPFRLFFFIAIVTFFIGRLVVSFGDQNPVQLGGDSGIETARDIAEVEQARDRALAELADERAELAPQIEAAEGHASPPRVGTITGLRTADAALQAAETAIRAQADERIAAFREAEQTGGPPPVPRLNRLSFNSRDWDPVSNPVKVDWLPGFANDWLNRQVGRAEKNVQRLQEDPDLLKDSLLGAVPSTLFVLLPLFALMLKFAYVFKRRLYMEHLIVALHSHAFVCLALLLVFMAMAMERWLAPHGGGLGVAFRLVEAALWTWMPIYLLLMQKRVYRQGWIMTLVKYSVIGLLYSILLSLGAAFTTVASVVWL from the coding sequence ATGACGACCCCGACCGACCTGCCGGCGCCCTCACCGCCCCCACTGCCCGCCGGCGACGCGCCGCGCGGCGACTGCGCCAACTGCGGCACCCCGCTGCTGGGCGAGCACTGCTACGCCTGCGGCCAGCCGGTGAAGGGGCTGGTGCGGCATTTCTCCAGCCTGGTCGGCGACGTGCTCGACAGCGTGTTCGAGTGGGATTCGCGCACGCCGCGCACGCTCTGGCCGCTGTTCGCACGTCCGGGCTACCTCTCGCTGGAGTACTTCGCCGGCCGCCGCATCCGCTACGTCAGCCCGTTCCGGCTGTTCTTCTTCATCGCCATCGTCACCTTCTTCATCGGCAGGCTGGTGGTCAGCTTCGGCGACCAGAACCCGGTGCAGCTCGGCGGCGACAGCGGGATCGAGACCGCCCGCGACATCGCCGAGGTGGAGCAGGCGCGCGACCGGGCGCTGGCCGAGCTTGCCGATGAACGCGCGGAACTGGCGCCGCAGATCGAGGCCGCGGAGGGCCACGCGTCGCCTCCCCGGGTCGGCACCATCACCGGGCTGCGCACCGCGGATGCCGCCCTGCAGGCCGCCGAAACCGCGATCCGCGCCCAGGCCGACGAACGCATCGCCGCGTTCCGCGAGGCGGAGCAGACCGGTGGGCCGCCGCCGGTGCCGCGGCTGAACCGGCTCTCCTTCAATTCCCGGGACTGGGATCCGGTGAGCAACCCGGTCAAGGTGGACTGGCTGCCCGGCTTCGCCAACGACTGGCTCAACCGCCAGGTGGGCCGCGCAGAGAAGAACGTGCAGCGGCTGCAGGAAGATCCGGATCTGCTCAAGGATTCGCTGCTCGGCGCGGTGCCCTCGACGCTGTTCGTGCTGCTGCCGCTGTTCGCGCTGATGCTCAAGTTCGCCTACGTGTTCAAGCGGCGGCTGTACATGGAGCACCTGATCGTGGCGCTGCACAGCCACGCCTTCGTATGCCTGGCGCTGCTGCTGGTGTTCATGGCGATGGCGATGGAACGCTGGCTGGCGCCGCACGGCGGCGGACTGGGCGTCGCGTTCAGGCTGGTCGAAGCGGCGCTGTGGACCTGGATGCCGATCTACCTGCTGCTGATGCAGAAGCGCGTATATCGGCAGGGCTGGATCATGACGCTGGTCAAGTACAGCGTGATCGGACTGCTGTATTCGATATTGCTCAGTCTCGGCGCGGCGTTCACCACCGTCGCCAGCGTGGTGTGGTTGTGA